The DNA sequence GTGTACATCGCTGGACTTAGCCCAATCCCTGTCGTAAGTAAACGACCGTGTACATGCCTGATCCGACCGAACCCAAGCGAGAGACGCGCCAGCGCGATGCCGAGCGCACGCGCGCCGCGATCCTCACCGCCGCGCGAACGCTGTTCTCCACCCGGGGCTTCGCCCAGACCGGCGTGCGCGAGGTGGCGGAGCTCGCCGGGGTGAACTCCGCGCTCGTCGGCCGCTACTTCGGCTCGAAGATGGGGCTGTTCCGGGCGACCTTGGAGGTGATCGACATCACCCCGTTGCTCCATGGAGACCGGCGCCGCTTCGGCGTGGACGTCGTGGGAATCTTCTTCGACTCGCCGGACGCACCGGGCCCGCTGGCGATGATGATCCTCTCGGCGGCAGACCCCGAGGCGCACGCGGCGAGCGTCGAGTTCCTCCAGAAGAAGGTCATCACCCCGTTGGCCAGGTGGCTGGGACCTCCGGATGGCGAGGGCCGTGCGGCGCGGCTCAACATGCTGTGGACCGGCTTCCTCACCGGTTGGAAGCTGCTGCCCATCCAATCGCTCTCCGGGGCGCGACTGGCCTCCACCCGCCGCTGGCTGGAGACCACGACCCAGACCATCGTCGACGAAGGCAAGACCTGAGCGCTCCCCTGCCTACCCACCCGGGCAGGCTGCGCGGCGCGCGGGCTCAAGCGTATTGAAGGCCCAGGGACCCTCTCCCGCATGTTCTGGAGCCGGCATCACGGGCTCCCGTGCCCGTAATAGGCGGTGCCACTCTTCCACTCGGAGTCGAGCACCATGCGTAGGTGGACGTTGGGGACCAGCACGGGCCCAACGCCCCCTCCCGAAGGCCACTGGATCGCCGGCGTGCCGGTGGCGACGACGAGGATGTTCGTCTGCTTCGGCATCACCGTCATGTACGTGAACGTGCCGTTCAGGTTCGACCGCACGTCCAGCGGCGGGTTCACCGCGTGGACAGCGAACGGATCGGCGCGCAGGTGATCCGGCTGACCTACGTCCCCGCCTGACACTCCCCGGTTGGAAGCCTGCCGACGCTGGCGCAGGCCTCCTGGCGCGGGAGCTCGGTGGCGCTGAGCTCCCTCCTCGTCGCCAGCGTCACGGCTCAGGCGTTGGCCCTCGTCTCCGCGATCAACGAGGACTTCATGCCTGTCCTGCGCTCGCGCCCAGGGTGACGAGAAGCTCGTCCAGTTGCTGGAACGTCTCGACCAGCGCATCCTGCGCCCCGGTGCCGGCAGCGTCGAGCGCTTCCTTCGAGGGGTAGAGCTCGCTCAGGACCAGCAGCGTCTTGCCCCCTTTTTCCTCGAAGGTCACCGTGGTGACGGACCCATTGTCACCCCCTTCCTCATTGGTCCAGACGAGGCGCGAGTGCGGTGTCACTTCGGTGTAACTCCCGAAGAACGCCATCCCTTGGCCGAACACCAGACGGTACTTACCCCCGGTACGAACATCCATCTCGCAGGAAACCAGGGTCATTCCCATCGACTTCGGCACCCACCACTTCTTGAACAGCTCGGGCTTTGTCCACGCCTCGAACACGATGCGTGCCGGAGCATTGAAAGTTCGCGTGACGACGATCTCACGCTCGGACTTCCGTTCCACAGTCGTGCGGTTCTTCATGGGTGTGGGCTCACTCTCTCTTCTTGCGTCCATCGACCTGCTCCTTCCGTTTCAATTCCTCGACAACCTTGTCCAACTCGTCGAAGCGTGCGTCCCAGAGCTGGCGGTACCTCTCGAGCCATGCCATCTCTTCCTCCAGTCGGCGCGGGCCGATCTTGCAGGTCCGCACGCGCCCGACCTTCTCCGTGCTCACGAGCCCGGCCCGCTCCAGGACACCGACGTGCTTCTTCATGCCCGTGAGGGTCATGTTGAACTTCTCGGCGAGGTCCGTGATCGAGGCCTCCGCACGCCCGAGCTGCTCCAGAACACCGCGTCGGGTGGCGTCGGAGAGCGCGGCGAACGAAGCATCGAGGCCGGCATTTGCATACTGAACCATGTGGTTCAGTGTCTAGCAGGCGGATAGATGGCACGCAAGGGCAGTTCGAGCGCTTGCCGCTTGAACAGCTCGCGGTGGTGCCGTCGGAGCATCAGAAAAATGGGAGGCCGGCTGAAGGTGAGGGCTGGAGCGGAGGGGCCGAGGAGGGCCGCGGACGGGAGCCGCCCGAGCTGTGTGCCAGGCCCATGTAGGGGGCCGAGCACCCCCATCGGGCACACTGCTGCCCAGGCCCCCCTCCCCTCAGGGCGCAGCAAGAGCCTGTGCTCGGCCTGTGGGGTGTCTTGAGCGCCTCAACACCACGCTGCCTTATGTGGCCCTCGCGCAGGGGCTCGCCTCGCACCTGCAGTGGCAAGGCCCAGGGGCTTCACAATCGCGCGCACCCCTCGGGCTCCCTTCACGGCCCGCCAACACCCTTAAGCCTGCCTCCACACCTCACGCAGGCCAACACGTCGAAGTCCAACGTCCTCCTCAGCAACTCGGCAAAAGTCCACTCGCGGCCTCCTCTGCTTCATCCGCTCCCTTCTGGCCCCTGCCTCCTTCCCCGCTCTCGCCTCCTCCTCTCCTGCTTGGGGAGAGGACGCCATCCTCATCGCCGTCGACGGAGACCACCCGCGGCTCATCGGCAGCACCGGCCGCCGGCTCCAAGAGCGGATCGACGACGAGCGCGAGTGGGAGCGCATCCTCCACGAGGCGAAGTTCCCTCTTCATGCCGGTAGCGCCCGCGTGGTGAGCCTGAAGGCTGTGCCCGAAGTCGAATTCCGCTACGCCGTCTTCATCTCCTTCTTCAACCACCACAACAACGCGCTCTACCTCGAGCGGGGGTACGAGAACGCGCTCATTTATTCCTTCAAC is a window from the Hyalangium ruber genome containing:
- a CDS encoding TetR family transcriptional regulator translates to MPDPTEPKRETRQRDAERTRAAILTAARTLFSTRGFAQTGVREVAELAGVNSALVGRYFGSKMGLFRATLEVIDITPLLHGDRRRFGVDVVGIFFDSPDAPGPLAMMILSAADPEAHAASVEFLQKKVITPLARWLGPPDGEGRAARLNMLWTGFLTGWKLLPIQSLSGARLASTRRWLETTTQTIVDEGKT
- a CDS encoding DUF1842 domain-containing protein — its product is MSGGDVGQPDHLRADPFAVHAVNPPLDVRSNLNGTFTYMTVMPKQTNILVVATGTPAIQWPSGGGVGPVLVPNVHLRMVLDSEWKSGTAYYGHGSP
- a CDS encoding SRPBCC family protein → MKNRTTVERKSEREIVVTRTFNAPARIVFEAWTKPELFKKWWVPKSMGMTLVSCEMDVRTGGKYRLVFGQGMAFFGSYTEVTPHSRLVWTNEEGGDNGSVTTVTFEEKGGKTLLVLSELYPSKEALDAAGTGAQDALVETFQQLDELLVTLGASAGQA
- a CDS encoding ArsR/SmtB family transcription factor, translating into MVQYANAGLDASFAALSDATRRGVLEQLGRAEASITDLAEKFNMTLTGMKKHVGVLERAGLVSTEKVGRVRTCKIGPRRLEEEMAWLERYRQLWDARFDELDKVVEELKRKEQVDGRKKRE